The window tgtttgtgcaaaagctttttaatttcttgtAACCAAAATAACCATTCtacttcccatgatcctctctatctcttatttcatGATAAATACTTCCTTTATTCATAGATTTAACAGGTATGTTTTTCCATGcgcccctaatttacttatgctatcatcctttatgtataaatatttatcgATTTTTCCTTTCTATGACTTTATAttagtatatggtgtgatatGTCGTTCTATGCCTGgattctgccaaattgctttccaattttctcagcaatttttgtcaaatgttgagttcttatctcaaaagcttagatctttaggtttatcaaacactagattactattgtcatttgctactgtgtgttgtatacatatctatccactgatctaccattccattttttatccagtaccagattttttggatgattatcactttgtaatatagtttgagatctgatactacCAGGCCACCTTACTTTTCCCTCCATTGATTCCCTTcatatttttcaccttttttctgcatgaaattattattattattattattattattattattggcagggcaatgagggttaagtgacttgcccagggtcacacagctagtaagtgtcaagtgtctgaggcctcatttgaactcaaatcctcctgaatccagagctggtgctttatctactgcgccacctagctgctccccaaaattatttttttctagctctataaaatagttcTTTGTTAGACTGATATGCATCATACTTAGATAGAATGATATCCATGAaactaatgaagagtgaaatgagcagagccaagagaacattgtatagagtAACTGCAATAGTTTTAAGAATGGCTTtgagcaaataaattattttgactctTAAAAATACACAGATTAGAGTTAGTCGTCTCCCTCTTAGGACGTTCACATGTATCGCGGAAGAGGCTGCGAGTCTAGCGGCGCTGGAGAGGGACGGAGGGAACGGACTGAGCTAGAGCGACGGCAGCGGGGCATTACGGGAGCCATGGCAGGGCAAGCTTTTAGaacatttcttcctcttcttgacCGAGTTTTGGTTGAGAGGAGTACAGCTGAGACTGTTACCAAAGGAGGTATCATGCTTCCAGAAAAATCTCAGGGAAAAGTACTACAAGCAACGATAGTAGCTGTTGGATCAGGAGCTAAAGGAAAGCGTGGAGAGATTCAGCCAGTTAGTGTAAAAGTTGGAGACACcgttcttcttctagaatatggTGGCACCAAAGTCGTTGTAGAAGACAAGGACTATTTCTTATTTAGAGATAGTGACATCCTGGGGAAATATGTGGACTGAAATCACTAATGAAGTGGCGTCATGAAAGTTGCCCATTCCACTGAAGTTCTGAAATCTTTTGTTTCATCATGTAAATAATTTCCAGGTctcttgttttaaaataaatggcTATCTTGTGTCTctaaaaaaaattacacagaTTAActgtaaaggacatatgaagaaagacactatctacaTCTTTATaccaagaattttaaaaaagaaagaaaataagattttttcatcttttaagtCCCAGAGCAGGTGTCCCCTCATTACCTCCTCTATGAAAACTTCTTTCATCACTgtccctccacctccacctcctttTTCAGCTAGATAATGTAGATATTAGATTAAGATCCCTGCTCTTTTGCGTTTGCTTCCTGTTCACAagccaaacagaactcatttcttAAAAGATCCTCTTTCCCCCTTAATGCTGGTTATCCAGGGCAAGAAAAAAGCACATCTCCATTGCTCTTTGTTCTGTCTGTACCAATTTAATAGTCTCCAAGGTTGGCAGTCCATCATGTTTAGTGATAAATCACCCTGTTCTGCTTTTCCTGTTGTTAAGACTAGAACATTGCTGCAAACATAAAATCATCTTACCCAGTGCAGGATTACCTCACACAGATAACCAAGGAACTTTTCAGGGAACTGAATATCAGTGTAGAGTAGATCCTAAATCATAACTTTGTAGGCAGGAGGACAAtatctccccccccttttttttttagtgaggcaattggggttaagtgacttgcccagggtcacacagctagtaagtgttaagtgtctgagatcgaatttgaactcaggtactcctgactctagggccagtgctctatccactgcaccacctagctgcccccacaatatctCTTAAGCAAGGACTCATTCCATCAATACTGCCTATAGTTATCATTAAATCTGGGTTACTTTAGAGTCCTGagtatgcctatatatatatgtatatgtatgtatatatatgtactgtCTTAGAAATGTgtattatgttaatttttttaaaagtgtaccTATGATTTGATCTGTAtatcacttagtacagtgcctggcatatagtaggtgcttaataaatgtttatagagaGCTCCTGATGAGGCATTCCTCCACCAGTACAAATCAGCACCTTGCCTGCAAcctgtagtcttagagagttgcctgggatacAACACAGGTTCAAttatttgtccagggccacacagtcaaTTTTTGTAAGTGACCAGACTTTATCTTGGGTCTTTCTGAGTCAGACTCTATCAATGCTGCctcctatgtgtgtgtatgtatatatgtatgcatatgcacatatatatgtgtgtgtttatatgtatatgtgtgtatacatatacatatacatacacatacacatatacatatacatacacacacacacacacacattatatatatatatatatatatatatacacacacacatgcatacatacacacaggtgTCCTTCCCCTTCCGCCTCACTTTTTGCTTTCCTCTGAAGGGCTGGTTGACTTTTTAAACTACTGGATTAATGAGAACCAGTAGCTCTGTTCC is drawn from Dromiciops gliroides isolate mDroGli1 chromosome 2, mDroGli1.pri, whole genome shotgun sequence and contains these coding sequences:
- the LOC122739001 gene encoding 10 kDa heat shock protein, mitochondrial-like, whose product is MAGQAFRTFLPLLDRVLVERSTAETVTKGGIMLPEKSQGKVLQATIVAVGSGAKGKRGEIQPVSVKVGDTVLLLEYGGTKVVVEDKDYFLFRDSDILGKYVD